In uncultured Bacteroides sp., the following proteins share a genomic window:
- a CDS encoding acyl-CoA dehydrogenase family protein: protein MANLYLDTPELKHYLNHPLMKRIVELKERNYADKDNFDYAPVDFEDAMDSYDKVLEIVGEICSEVIAPNAEDVDHEGPQVINNRVRYASGTARNLQALVDAGLMGVAMPRRFGGLNFPNVPYMMAADMVSCSDAGFENLWGLQDCAETLYEFGNEDQKKRYITRVCAGETMSMDLTEPDAGSDLQAVMLKATFSEKDNCWYLNGVKRFITNGDADLHLVLARSEEGTHDGRGLSMFIYDKKNGGVNVRRIENKMGIKGSPTCELVYKNAKAELCGDRKLGLIKYVMALMNGARLGIAAQSVGLSQAAYNEALAYAKDRKQFGKAIIEFPAVYEILSLMKAKLDASRTLLYETARFVDVYKALEDISKERKLTAEERTEQKTFAKLADSFTPLVKGMGSEFANQNAYDCIQIHGGSGFMKDYACERIYRDARITSIYEGTTQLQVVAAIRYVTTGAYLARLKEYETMTIAPGFEGLRNRLKAMTEKYAISVEKIVATKDQELLDFMARRLVEMAAYTIMAYLLVQDASKCDSFTESAHVFVRFAEGEIDKHAQFIQKFDNEELAYYRK from the coding sequence ATGGCAAATTTATATTTAGATACACCAGAACTGAAGCATTATCTCAATCATCCATTGATGAAGAGAATCGTTGAACTCAAAGAGCGCAACTATGCTGACAAAGATAATTTTGATTATGCACCTGTAGATTTTGAGGATGCAATGGACAGCTATGATAAGGTACTGGAAATTGTTGGAGAAATCTGTTCAGAAGTCATTGCACCAAACGCAGAAGATGTAGATCACGAAGGTCCTCAGGTTATTAATAACCGCGTAAGATATGCCAGCGGTACAGCTAGAAACCTGCAAGCATTGGTAGATGCCGGCTTAATGGGTGTAGCTATGCCTCGCCGCTTCGGTGGACTTAACTTCCCGAATGTTCCTTACATGATGGCAGCCGATATGGTTTCTTGCAGCGATGCCGGATTTGAAAATCTTTGGGGACTGCAGGATTGCGCGGAAACTCTTTACGAATTTGGAAACGAGGACCAAAAGAAGCGTTACATCACTCGGGTTTGCGCAGGTGAAACAATGTCTATGGACCTTACCGAACCAGATGCAGGTTCCGACCTTCAGGCTGTAATGCTGAAAGCTACATTCAGCGAAAAGGATAATTGCTGGTATCTGAACGGTGTGAAACGTTTTATCACAAATGGTGATGCTGACCTTCACCTGGTTCTTGCCCGTTCGGAAGAAGGAACACATGACGGTCGTGGTCTTTCCATGTTCATCTATGATAAGAAAAACGGTGGTGTAAACGTTCGCCGTATTGAAAACAAGATGGGTATCAAAGGATCTCCTACATGTGAATTAGTTTACAAAAATGCTAAAGCTGAACTTTGTGGTGACCGTAAGCTTGGTTTGATTAAATACGTAATGGCGCTGATGAATGGTGCTCGTTTGGGTATTGCCGCTCAGTCTGTAGGACTTTCACAAGCTGCTTACAATGAAGCATTAGCTTATGCAAAGGACCGTAAACAGTTTGGTAAAGCTATCATTGAATTCCCTGCAGTATACGAAATTCTTTCTTTAATGAAAGCTAAGTTGGATGCTTCACGTACTTTGTTATATGAAACAGCTCGTTTCGTTGACGTATACAAAGCATTGGAAGATATTTCAAAAGAACGCAAGCTTACTGCAGAAGAAAGAACTGAACAGAAGACTTTCGCTAAGTTGGCAGATAGCTTTACTCCACTTGTTAAAGGTATGGGTAGTGAGTTCGCTAATCAGAATGCTTACGACTGTATCCAGATCCACGGTGGTTCAGGTTTCATGAAAGACTATGCATGCGAACGCATCTATCGTGATGCACGTATCACTAGTATTTACGAGGGTACCACTCAACTTCAGGTAGTAGCAGCTATCCGTTATGTAACAACAGGAGCTTATCTGGCACGTCTGAAAGAATACGAAACAATGACTATTGCTCCAGGATTTGAAGGTTTACGTAACCGCCTGAAAGCAATGACTGAAAAATATGCAATATCTGTTGAAAAGATCGTAGCTACAAAAGATCAGGAGTTACTTGATTTCATGGCTCGCCGCTTAGTTGAAATGGCAGCATACACCATCATGGCTTACTTATTAGTGCAGGATGCTTCAAAATGTGATTCATTCACTGAGTCAGCACACGTATTCGTAAGATTTGCTGAAGGTGAAATAGACAAGCACGCTCAGTTTATTCAGAAATTTGATAACGAAGAATTGGCTTATTACAGAAAGTAA
- a CDS encoding electron transfer flavoprotein subunit beta/FixA family protein: MSLKIIVLAKQVPDTRNVGKDAMKADGTINRAALPAIFNPEDLNALEQALRLKDAHPGSTVTILTMGPGRAAEIIREGLYRGADNGYLLTDRAFAGADTLATSYALATAIRKIKEYDVIIGGRQAIDGDTAQVGPQVAEKLGLTQITYAEEIEKVENGRITVKRHIDGGIETVEGPLPIVLTVNGSAAPCRPRNAKYVQKYKHAKTVTEKQQGNLDYTDLYDTRDYLNLVEWSVNDVEGDMAQCGLSGSPTKVKAIQNIVFQAKENKTISASDREVEDLIVELLANHTIG, encoded by the coding sequence ATGAGTTTAAAGATTATTGTATTGGCAAAACAAGTACCCGACACACGTAACGTTGGGAAAGATGCCATGAAAGCCGACGGAACGATTAATCGCGCGGCACTTCCGGCCATCTTCAACCCTGAAGACCTTAATGCTCTTGAGCAGGCTCTTCGATTGAAAGATGCACATCCGGGATCTACTGTAACAATTCTGACCATGGGACCAGGACGCGCCGCAGAGATTATTCGTGAAGGCCTGTACCGCGGTGCCGATAATGGTTATTTATTAACCGACAGAGCGTTTGCCGGAGCAGATACGTTGGCCACTTCTTATGCGCTTGCTACTGCAATACGTAAGATAAAAGAGTATGATGTTATTATTGGTGGCCGCCAGGCTATTGATGGTGATACAGCTCAGGTTGGTCCGCAGGTTGCTGAAAAACTGGGATTAACTCAGATTACTTATGCCGAAGAAATTGAAAAAGTGGAAAATGGCCGCATTACTGTAAAACGTCACATTGATGGCGGTATTGAAACAGTTGAAGGTCCTCTTCCTATTGTTCTTACAGTTAATGGTTCTGCTGCTCCTTGCCGCCCTCGTAATGCAAAATATGTACAGAAATACAAACATGCAAAAACGGTAACAGAGAAACAACAAGGAAACTTAGATTATACTGATTTGTATGATACAAGAGATTATCTGAACCTTGTAGAATGGAGTGTTAATGATGTAGAAGGAGATATGGCACAATGCGGTCTTTCAGGTTCTCCTACAAAAGTAAAAGCAATTCAGAACATTGTTTTCCAGGCCAAAGAAAATAAAACGATATCTGCTTCAGACAGAGAAGTAGAAGACTTGATCGTTGAACTATTGGCAAATCACACAATTGGTTAA
- a CDS encoding PAS domain S-box protein, which translates to MNFIPEKRLKELLNNDYDFLFILNMDGNILAVNNAVNLILEYPLDELKGKNLLTVYSEQYKAKFGVTMPLLIRGDITSCPYPFMKKDGGVIPVDTKFYLGWWNEENVIAVVGTNLSTEFFSREVFHSIFNNSQSMLAIGAVDSNILYNANRAFIDNIGYSLEEISGKTVQDLDLFCDEPQIEQMLKQFQVEGYAEGEAVIKTKSVEQITCMLSFKQIEIQDSSYLLLSATNITQRKQMEEKLKFLNLQQKLLTDIAQLLNKSDNFDEMINTVLRLVGQHANVSRVYIYENTHDEQFTSNTYEWCNDGIKVNKKLFQMLPFDKIPSWKKVLNQKGCILSNNMQELPQDMIDLMEYLDVKSILAYPIYIQNHLWGFIGFDDCLHARIWQEDEIDLIKIVTVNITNALERKFYLNQIENSEMRLRLSLNGAREGMWDWNLITDEIYFTDIGYEIIDQDLDESLGKGHNWQKLIHPDDWGWVSKLFIDHKEGEIDYFEATFRVIGKSGKVKWILNHGKVIERDKEGIATRAIGTLIDISKQKETEEQLKDLLATKDKLFSIISHDLRGPVGSFMQVIELLTSGMEITPDIQESLLYELKDMSKNTFYLLENLLNWSRTQRSEIVYNPRTIIVNDLIKENISLLSNTAGQKSITLQFEENTNYIAYADYDMINLVIRNILSNGIKFTRIGGLIDVHISEKKGFVTVEIADNGVGMSQDVVDKLFTDNKFHSTYGTNNEKGSGLGLSLCNDFVKRNGGSIKVESIMDQGSKFFFTLPANSTVLSSWL; encoded by the coding sequence ATGAATTTCATACCCGAAAAGCGACTCAAGGAGTTGTTAAACAATGACTATGATTTCTTATTCATATTAAATATGGATGGGAATATTCTTGCTGTTAATAATGCCGTAAATTTAATATTAGAATATCCTCTGGATGAGCTTAAAGGGAAGAACCTTTTAACAGTCTATTCTGAGCAATATAAGGCAAAATTTGGTGTGACTATGCCCCTGCTTATTAGAGGAGATATCACTTCCTGCCCATATCCTTTCATGAAAAAGGACGGCGGAGTAATTCCGGTTGACACAAAGTTCTATTTGGGATGGTGGAATGAAGAGAATGTTATTGCAGTTGTTGGCACAAATTTGTCTACAGAATTCTTCTCCAGGGAAGTTTTTCATAGCATTTTTAATAATTCTCAGTCTATGCTGGCAATTGGAGCGGTTGATTCTAATATTTTATACAATGCGAATCGTGCTTTTATAGATAATATAGGCTATTCTCTGGAAGAAATATCGGGAAAGACAGTTCAGGATTTGGACTTGTTCTGCGATGAGCCTCAGATAGAACAAATGCTTAAACAATTTCAGGTTGAAGGTTATGCTGAAGGGGAAGCTGTGATTAAAACTAAATCTGTCGAGCAAATAACTTGTATGCTTTCGTTTAAACAAATAGAAATTCAGGATAGCTCTTATTTGCTTTTATCGGCAACGAACATTACTCAGAGAAAGCAGATGGAAGAGAAACTGAAATTTCTCAATCTGCAGCAAAAACTACTTACTGATATAGCCCAGTTGCTAAATAAATCAGACAATTTTGATGAAATGATCAATACTGTTCTAAGATTGGTTGGTCAACATGCAAATGTGAGCCGTGTTTATATCTATGAAAATACACACGATGAACAGTTTACCAGCAACACTTATGAATGGTGCAATGATGGAATTAAGGTAAATAAGAAATTATTTCAGATGCTTCCTTTTGATAAGATTCCATCCTGGAAAAAGGTCCTGAATCAGAAAGGATGTATCCTTTCAAATAATATGCAGGAACTTCCTCAGGATATGATTGATTTAATGGAATATTTGGATGTTAAATCTATATTGGCTTATCCCATTTATATTCAAAATCATCTTTGGGGATTTATTGGTTTTGATGATTGCTTGCACGCCAGAATATGGCAGGAAGATGAAATAGATCTGATTAAAATCGTAACAGTAAATATAACAAATGCTCTTGAACGGAAATTTTATCTGAATCAAATTGAAAATAGTGAGATGAGGCTAAGACTTTCATTGAACGGAGCGAGAGAAGGTATGTGGGATTGGAATCTTATTACTGATGAAATTTACTTTACTGATATTGGTTATGAGATAATTGATCAGGATCTGGACGAATCATTAGGCAAAGGGCACAATTGGCAGAAACTTATTCATCCTGATGACTGGGGCTGGGTATCTAAACTATTTATTGATCACAAAGAAGGTGAAATAGATTATTTCGAAGCTACTTTCCGGGTAATTGGCAAATCGGGTAAGGTAAAATGGATATTAAACCATGGAAAGGTAATTGAGAGAGACAAGGAGGGTATAGCAACTCGTGCTATTGGCACTCTTATTGATATAAGCAAGCAAAAAGAGACAGAAGAACAGTTGAAAGATTTGCTTGCAACGAAGGATAAGCTTTTTTCTATCATATCACACGACCTTCGTGGTCCGGTTGGAAGTTTTATGCAGGTTATTGAACTTCTTACCAGTGGTATGGAGATTACTCCTGATATACAGGAATCTCTTCTTTATGAGCTGAAAGATATGTCAAAAAATACATTCTATTTGCTGGAGAACTTACTTAACTGGTCAAGAACCCAACGGAGTGAAATTGTATATAATCCAAGAACTATTATCGTTAATGATCTGATAAAGGAAAATATATCATTACTTTCAAATACGGCAGGGCAAAAATCAATTACTCTTCAGTTCGAGGAAAATACAAATTATATTGCTTACGCTGATTATGATATGATAAATCTGGTAATCCGCAATATTTTGTCAAATGGAATTAAATTCACTCGTATTGGGGGTCTGATTGATGTTCATATCTCTGAGAAAAAAGGATTTGTAACAGTTGAAATTGCTGACAATGGAGTAGGTATGTCTCAGGATGTGGTTGATAAACTCTTTACAGATAATAAGTTCCATTCTACATACGGAACAAATAATGAGAAAGGGTCTGGCTTGGGACTTTCGCTTTGCAATGATTTTGTAAAACGAAACGGTGGATCTATAAAAGTAGAAAGTATTATGGATCAGGGAAGCAAATTCTTCTTTACTTTACCGGCTAATAGTACGGTTCTCTCTTCTTGGTTATAA
- the imm40 gene encoding Imm40 family immunity protein codes for MDKLDRVDEIMSRNGISLTKEGLGAWGHNRINSLIAITELYNLKVSILGGDVCIMDDKGKFHLTYDNWYCERDINESSNDYAQRSCLAAESYIRKYHVEDKQGTILFILVLDIPHRTDFYKDYYNNH; via the coding sequence ATGGATAAATTAGATCGTGTAGATGAAATTATGTCAAGAAATGGGATTTCACTTACTAAAGAAGGATTAGGGGCTTGGGGACATAACAGAATCAACTCTTTGATAGCGATAACTGAGCTTTATAATTTAAAAGTCTCGATACTAGGAGGAGATGTTTGTATTATGGACGATAAAGGTAAATTTCATCTTACTTACGACAATTGGTATTGTGAAAGAGATATAAACGAATCCAGTAACGATTATGCGCAAAGAAGTTGTTTGGCAGCAGAATCATATATTAGAAAATATCATGTTGAAGATAAACAAGGTACTATCCTTTTTATCCTGGTACTAGATATCCCCCATAGAACAGATTTTTATAAAGACTATTATAACAACCACTAA
- a CDS encoding C1 family peptidase, translating into MKKIVSIALFAALALSATAKEKAKKEEGFVFTTVKENPITSIKNQNRSSTCWSFSGAAFLESELIRKGKGTYDLSEMYIVHHTMEDRAERYVRLHGESSFAPGGSFYDVMYCLKNYGLEPQEAMTGLHYGDSLPVHNELDAVMKGYLDAIAKNSSLKKLTPVWKRGFDAVVSNYLGARPEYFNYNGKKYDAKAFARELELNTDDYVSLTSFTHHPFYTQFALEIEDNWRNGESYNLPLDEFMAVIDNAVSNGYTVAWGSDVSETGFTRNGIAVVPQEIKTTDLSGSDMARWTGLTKEEKNKELTAKPRPEKEINQKMRQEGFDNWETTDDHGMLIYGIAKDQNGKDYYMVKNSWGTDNKYKGTWYASKAFVKYKTINILVHKSALPKEIADKLGIKL; encoded by the coding sequence ATGAAAAAGATTGTTAGTATCGCTCTTTTTGCAGCTCTTGCTCTTAGTGCTACAGCAAAAGAAAAAGCTAAAAAAGAAGAAGGGTTTGTTTTTACTACTGTAAAGGAAAACCCTATTACATCTATTAAGAATCAGAATCGCTCAAGTACTTGCTGGAGTTTTTCGGGTGCTGCATTCCTTGAATCGGAGTTAATTCGTAAGGGTAAAGGTACCTACGACCTTTCTGAAATGTATATTGTTCACCATACCATGGAAGACCGTGCAGAAAGATATGTGCGCCTTCACGGTGAAAGCTCTTTCGCTCCCGGAGGTAGTTTTTACGATGTGATGTACTGCTTGAAGAACTACGGACTGGAACCTCAGGAAGCCATGACAGGATTACATTACGGTGATTCTCTTCCTGTTCACAACGAACTGGATGCTGTGATGAAAGGATATCTTGATGCTATTGCCAAAAATTCTTCTTTAAAGAAACTTACTCCGGTATGGAAAAGAGGATTCGATGCTGTGGTTAGCAACTACCTTGGTGCTCGCCCTGAATATTTCAATTATAACGGAAAGAAATACGATGCAAAAGCATTTGCGAGAGAACTTGAACTGAATACTGACGATTATGTTTCACTGACTTCTTTCACTCACCACCCATTCTATACTCAGTTTGCTCTTGAGATTGAAGACAACTGGCGTAACGGCGAATCATACAACTTGCCTCTTGATGAGTTTATGGCGGTAATAGACAATGCTGTAAGCAATGGATACACAGTAGCATGGGGAAGTGACGTAAGCGAAACAGGATTTACCCGCAACGGTATTGCTGTAGTTCCTCAAGAGATTAAGACTACTGATTTAAGTGGATCGGACATGGCTCGCTGGACTGGCTTAACCAAAGAAGAAAAGAACAAGGAACTTACTGCTAAGCCAAGACCTGAGAAAGAAATTAATCAGAAAATGCGTCAGGAAGGCTTTGACAATTGGGAAACAACTGACGATCACGGTATGCTTATCTACGGTATTGCCAAAGACCAGAACGGTAAAGATTACTATATGGTAAAGAATTCCTGGGGAACAGACAATAAGTACAAAGGAACATGGTATGCTTCTAAAGCATTCGTTAAGTATAAAACTATAAACATCTTGGTTCACAAAAGCGCTCTTCCTAAAGAGATTGCTGACAAGCTGGGGATTAAGTTGTAA
- a CDS encoding cation:proton antiporter — protein sequence MSKVKKDYIIYFIMLVLFSGMIYVALNQGEERFNHFSLAHVSPGATGDNFQMFQSILIEKINSPFTILLLQIIVVLVTVRLFSYLFKYIGQPGVIGEIVAGIVLGPSLFGYLFPDFFGFLFRPGSLGNLQLVSQIGLILFMFVIGMEVDFSTLKNKINETLVISHAGIFVPFFLGILSSYWIYEEYAAQQTAFLPFALFIGISMSITAFPVLARILQEKNMTKTPIGIISIASAANDDVTAWCLLAVVIAIAKAGTLGSALYSVGLTILYIVAMFTVVRPFLKKIGNLYANKEVINKTFVGFIFIILVASSTLTEILGIHALFGAFIAGVVMPANFGFRKVMMEKVEDVSLVFFLPLFFAFTGLHTEIGLINSPGLLGVLALLVAVAIIGKLGGCTIAARLVGESWKNSFIVGTLMNTRGLMQLVALNIGYEMGILPPSIFVILIIMALVTTFMTTPILTLVEKIFEIKTPVISLTKKLVLCFGRIESGRDLLAIYELLFGPRLQQKELIAAHYTLGTDVNPVQAKQYEEESFKLLNKEAQRISVNVDCRYKVTDKLVQDMAHLVEIENPDLLLLGAGSNYMMEGGTKVIPLLGLFRNKIDDIIDQVKCDVAVFVNRDYKYSGVAMVLGGSMDSFMLFYLESLLMNEIRDIHLYQFVGDERFTKKINDLLERYPEQVILHPVHDLSEISYKQMGGLLILSHTVCEKIAEDKEEYESLPSLLVMSPKSVAKA from the coding sequence GTGAGCAAAGTTAAGAAGGACTATATCATTTACTTTATCATGTTGGTGTTATTCTCCGGCATGATTTATGTTGCGTTAAACCAAGGTGAAGAACGCTTTAATCATTTTTCTTTAGCACATGTTTCACCAGGAGCAACAGGAGATAACTTCCAGATGTTTCAGAGTATATTGATAGAAAAAATAAATAGTCCGTTTACTATTCTGTTGTTGCAGATAATAGTGGTATTGGTTACTGTTCGTCTTTTTTCTTACCTGTTTAAATATATAGGCCAACCGGGAGTCATTGGTGAGATTGTGGCGGGAATAGTGCTTGGCCCGTCATTATTTGGCTACCTTTTTCCTGATTTTTTTGGATTTCTTTTTCGCCCCGGATCGTTGGGAAACCTTCAGCTAGTCAGTCAGATTGGACTGATTCTATTTATGTTTGTTATTGGTATGGAGGTGGATTTCAGTACGCTGAAAAATAAAATAAACGAAACACTCGTCATTAGTCATGCCGGTATATTTGTCCCTTTTTTCCTGGGAATACTTTCTTCGTACTGGATTTATGAAGAGTATGCTGCTCAGCAAACAGCCTTTTTACCTTTTGCCCTTTTTATAGGTATCTCAATGAGTATAACGGCATTCCCTGTTCTCGCGCGTATTCTTCAGGAGAAAAATATGACAAAAACGCCAATCGGAATTATTTCCATAGCTTCAGCGGCAAATGATGATGTGACAGCATGGTGCTTACTGGCGGTTGTTATTGCCATTGCGAAGGCCGGAACATTAGGTAGTGCTTTATATTCAGTGGGGCTTACCATTCTTTATATTGTTGCTATGTTTACGGTTGTTCGTCCATTCCTTAAAAAGATTGGAAATCTGTATGCTAACAAAGAAGTGATTAATAAAACGTTTGTTGGGTTTATCTTTATAATTCTGGTAGCCTCTTCCACATTAACCGAGATTCTTGGTATACATGCTTTATTTGGTGCATTTATTGCAGGAGTAGTGATGCCAGCTAATTTTGGATTCCGCAAAGTAATGATGGAGAAAGTGGAGGATGTTTCTCTTGTGTTTTTCCTTCCTTTATTCTTTGCTTTTACAGGTTTGCATACTGAGATCGGATTAATAAATAGTCCCGGATTATTAGGCGTATTAGCATTGTTGGTCGCTGTTGCTATTATAGGAAAGCTTGGAGGATGTACCATCGCTGCCCGTTTGGTGGGAGAGTCGTGGAAAAATAGTTTTATTGTGGGTACGCTTATGAATACTCGTGGATTAATGCAACTTGTTGCATTAAATATTGGATATGAAATGGGCATTCTTCCTCCTTCTATTTTTGTAATCCTCATTATTATGGCTTTAGTCACTACCTTTATGACTACTCCTATTCTTACTTTAGTAGAAAAAATATTTGAAATAAAGACACCGGTGATAAGTCTCACAAAGAAGCTTGTTTTATGTTTTGGCAGAATTGAATCGGGACGTGATTTGCTGGCAATATATGAATTACTTTTTGGTCCAAGGTTGCAGCAAAAAGAGTTGATTGCAGCACACTATACACTTGGTACAGATGTAAATCCGGTGCAAGCTAAGCAATACGAGGAAGAAAGTTTTAAATTGCTTAATAAAGAGGCACAAAGAATATCTGTTAATGTTGATTGTCGTTATAAAGTAACCGATAAGCTGGTGCAGGATATGGCGCATTTAGTTGAAATTGAAAATCCCGATTTGCTATTATTGGGAGCGGGAAGTAATTATATGATGGAGGGCGGTACTAAGGTAATTCCTTTATTAGGTTTGTTCCGAAATAAGATTGATGATATTATAGATCAGGTAAAGTGTGATGTAGCGGTTTTCGTTAACCGTGATTACAAATATAGTGGTGTAGCCATGGTACTTGGCGGGTCAATGGACTCTTTCATGCTCTTTTATCTGGAATCATTGCTTATGAATGAAATAAGAGATATTCATCTTTATCAGTTTGTGGGCGATGAAAGATTTACAAAGAAAATCAACGACTTGTTAGAGAGATATCCGGAACAGGTTATTCTGCATCCCGTTCACGACTTATCAGAGATATCTTATAAACAAATGGGTGGACTGTTAATTCTTAGCCATACTGTTTGTGAAAAAATAGCTGAAGATAAGGAAGAATATGAATCTTTGCCATCATTACTGGTAATGAGTCCCAAAAGTGTGGCTAAGGCTTAA
- a CDS encoding patatin family protein, translating to MTIDCNTGLVLEGGGMRGVFTCGVLDYFMDHNIRFPYTIGVSAGACNGLSYLSRQRGRAKYSNIDLLDKYHYIGLKHLLKKKNIMDYDLLFGEFPKRILPYDYDTYFSSSERFVMVTTNCVTGEANYLEDKKDKQRVLDICKASSSLPIVCPITYVDGIPMLDGGIVDSIPLLRAVEDGHQNNVVVLTRNRGYRKEAKDHKVPSIIYRKYPKIREALSRRCAVYNEQLEMVERMEDEGQITVIRPEKPIVVDRIEKDVMKLTDLYNEGYACAGKIMHSVANGSRQ from the coding sequence ATGACAATAGATTGTAACACCGGACTGGTTTTGGAAGGAGGAGGTATGCGTGGAGTATTTACCTGCGGAGTACTTGATTATTTTATGGATCATAACATTCGCTTTCCTTATACTATCGGAGTCTCGGCTGGCGCCTGCAATGGTTTGTCTTATCTCTCCCGTCAGCGTGGACGCGCTAAATACAGCAATATAGATTTACTTGATAAATATCATTATATTGGTTTGAAGCATCTTCTTAAAAAGAAGAACATCATGGATTATGATTTGCTTTTTGGCGAGTTCCCGAAGCGAATTCTTCCGTATGACTATGACACCTATTTCTCTTCCTCCGAGCGTTTCGTTATGGTTACTACCAACTGTGTAACCGGCGAGGCTAACTATCTTGAAGATAAAAAAGACAAACAGCGGGTGCTCGACATCTGCAAAGCATCCAGCAGTCTGCCTATTGTTTGCCCGATAACTTATGTAGACGGTATTCCGATGCTTGATGGTGGAATAGTTGATTCTATTCCTTTGTTACGTGCCGTGGAAGATGGACATCAGAACAATGTAGTAGTGCTGACTCGTAACAGAGGTTATCGAAAAGAAGCGAAAGATCATAAAGTTCCATCTATTATCTATCGTAAATATCCTAAAATCAGGGAAGCGTTGAGCCGCCGTTGTGCAGTATATAACGAACAACTGGAAATGGTTGAACGAATGGAAGATGAAGGACAAATTACTGTTATCCGTCCCGAGAAACCAATAGTTGTAGACCGGATTGAAAAAGATGTGATGAAGCTTACTGATTTATATAATGAAGGCTATGCCTGTGCCGGAAAGATAATGCATTCTGTTGCAAATGGCTCCAGACAATAA
- a CDS encoding electron transfer flavoprotein subunit alpha/FixB family protein codes for MNNLFVYCEIEDGIVADVSLELLTKGRSLANQLKCQLEAVVAGFKLENIEKQILPYGVDKLHVFDAEGLYPYTSLPHTSILVNLFKEEKPQICLMGATVIGRDLGPRVSSALTSGLTADCTALEIGDHEEKKEGKVYQDLLYQIRPAFGGNIVATIVNPEHRPQMATVREGVMKKQILSSDYKGKVIHHEVGKYVADTDYVVKVIERHIEKSRTNIKGAPIVVAGGYGVGSKDNFKLLFDLAKVLNGEVGASRAAVDAGFADHDRQIGQTGVTVRPKLYIACGISGQIQHIAGMQESSMIISINNDPDAPINTIADYIINGTVEEVVPKMIKYYKQNSK; via the coding sequence ATGAACAATTTATTTGTATATTGCGAAATAGAAGATGGCATTGTTGCCGATGTAAGCCTTGAACTGCTTACCAAAGGCCGTTCTTTAGCTAATCAGTTAAAATGCCAGTTGGAAGCTGTTGTTGCAGGTTTCAAACTAGAAAATATTGAAAAACAAATACTCCCTTACGGAGTGGATAAACTACACGTATTTGATGCGGAAGGACTTTATCCATACACTTCACTGCCTCACACATCAATTCTGGTTAATCTTTTTAAAGAAGAAAAACCTCAGATTTGCTTAATGGGTGCTACCGTTATCGGCCGCGACCTTGGTCCTCGTGTTTCTTCAGCTTTAACAAGCGGATTAACAGCCGACTGTACTGCTCTTGAGATTGGTGATCACGAAGAAAAGAAAGAAGGCAAGGTTTATCAGGACCTTCTTTATCAGATTCGTCCTGCTTTTGGCGGTAACATCGTTGCTACCATTGTTAACCCTGAACACCGCCCACAAATGGCAACCGTTCGTGAAGGTGTGATGAAAAAACAAATCCTTTCCAGCGACTATAAAGGAAAAGTAATTCACCACGAAGTAGGTAAATATGTAGCAGACACTGACTATGTAGTAAAAGTCATTGAACGTCACATAGAAAAATCAAGAACTAATATCAAAGGAGCACCTATCGTTGTAGCCGGAGGTTACGGAGTAGGTTCTAAAGATAACTTCAAGTTGCTTTTCGATCTTGCTAAAGTATTGAATGGAGAAGTGGGAGCTTCTCGTGCTGCCGTAGATGCAGGCTTTGCCGATCACGATCGTCAGATTGGTCAGACAGGTGTTACCGTTCGTCCAAAACTATATATCGCTTGCGGTATCTCGGGTCAGATTCAGCATATCGCAGGTATGCAGGAAAGTTCTATGATTATCTCTATTAACAATGATCCGGATGCACCGATCAATACAATAGCAGATTATATTATCAACGGGACAGTAGAAGAAGTTGTGCCGAAGATGATTAAGTACTATAAACAAAATTCGAAGTAG